Proteins from a genomic interval of Cucumis melo cultivar AY chromosome 7, USDA_Cmelo_AY_1.0, whole genome shotgun sequence:
- the LOC103493482 gene encoding protein SPA1-RELATED 4 isoform X1, translated as MFVCWLMCSFKWITMEGSSDHLRNLDDISGVCEEDILVDPYVRSHKWSDISLRQWLDKPGRSVDALECLHIFTQIVEIVNIAHAQGIVVHNVRPSCFVMSSFNHVTFIESASCSDSGSDSLEDGINSSQMAEVKTSSSPFPSSLGSEGFRSVMTPINALSETSCMQSSSIYAAQASLNEGYGKCRKKDRRHIEEAEDKVQSFPMKQILAMETTWYTSPEEASGSPSSSASDIYRLGVLLFELFCSFSSREEKNRTMSSLRHRVLPTQLLLKWPKEASFCLWLLHPEPTNRPKLSELLQSEFLNEPKDDLEEREAAIKLRKKIEEQELLLEFLLLMQQRKQEAAHKLQDTISFLCSDIEQVMRHQTNFKKNIGSRTDLAMDNHLPLNLPSMPPVRNTDSAALGSRKRFRPGILTHDIEACGDNLDDCLKTSLDNDNEQGVLFKSSRLMKNFKKLELAYFLMRGRVNKPSRQFVKHSSISSDGRGSVVLTERSSVNNLASKESCNDNRQGGWISPFLEGLCKYLSFSKLKVKADLKQGDLLNSSNLVCSLSFDRDGEFFATAGVNRKIKVFGYDSIVNEDRDIHYPVVEMASRSKLSSVCWNRYIKSQIASSNFEGVVQVWDVTRSQVVTEMGEHERRVWSIDFSSADPTILASGSDDGSVKLWSINQGISIGTIRTKANVCCVQFPVDSGRSLAFGSADHKIYYYDMRNIRVPLCTFTGHNKTVSYVKYIDSSTLVSASTDNTLKLWDLSMSTSRVVDTPVQSFTGHMNIKNFVGLSVSDGYIATGSETNEVFVYHKAFPMPALSYKFQIDPLSSHEMDDSAQFISSVCWRSQSSSLVAANSTGHIKILEMV; from the exons ATGTTTGTGTGCTGGCTTATGTGCAGCTTTAAGTGGATAACAATGGAGGGATCGTCTGATCACCTTAGGAACCTGGATGATATATCTGGCGTTTGTGAGGAAGATATACTTGTTGACCCTTATGTGCGTTCTCATAAATGGAGTGATATTAGTTTGAGGCAATGGTTGGACAAGCCAGGAAGATCAGTGGATGCTCTTGAATGTCTTCATATATTTACGCAAATAGTGGAGATTGTTAATATTGCTCATGCTCAAGGCATTGTTGTTCACAATGTGCGTCCTTCATGCTTTGTAATGTCTTCTTTCAACCATGTAACCTTTATTGAGTCGGCATCATGTTCAGATTCTGGCTCTGATTCTCTTGAGGATGGCATAAATAGTAGTCAAATGGCAGAGGTTAAAACATCATCTTCTCCCTTTCCAAGCAGCCTTGGAAGTGAGGGTTTCCGATCTGTTATGACCCCTATAAACGCTTTGTCTGAAACTAGCTGCATGCAGTCAAGTTCAATATATGCTGCCCAAGCATCCTTAAATGAAGGGTATGGGAAATGTAGAAAAAAAGATAGAAGACATATTGAAGAAGCAGAAGATAAGGTGCAATCATTTCCCATGAAACAAATATTGGCTATGGAGACTACATGGTACACCAGCCCAGAAGAGGCTTCTGGTAGCCCAAGTTCCAGTGCTTCAGATATCTACCGGTTAGGAGTTCTTCTTTTTGAG TTATTCTGCTCCTTCAGCTCGAGAGAAGAGAAGAATAGAACTATGTCCAGCTTGAGGCATAGAGTGCTTCCTACTCAATTGCTGTTGAAGTGGCCAAAAGAAGCTTCATTTTGCTTATGGTTACTGCATCCTGAGCCAACTAATCGACCTAAGCTAAG TGAATTATTGCAAAGTGAATTTCTCAATGAACCAAAAGATGATCTAGAAGAACGTGAAGCAGCAATCAAGCTACGGAAAAAAATTGAAGAGCAGGAGTTACTGCTAGAATTCCTTTTGCTTATGCAACAAAGAAAGCAGGAAGCTGCTCATAAGCTGCAAGATACCATTTCATTTCTATGCAGTGATATTGAACAAGTTATGAGGCACCAAActaatttcaagaaaaatattGGGTCACGCACAGATCTTGCGATGGACAATCATTTGCCATTAAATCTCCCTTCAATGCCTCCTGTCAGGAATACTGATTCTGCTGCTCTGGGATCAAGGAAACGATTTAGACCAGGAATTTTGACCCATGATATAGAAGCATGCGGTGATAATCTTGATGATTGCCTGAAGACAAGTTTAGACAATGATAATGAACAAGGAGTACTTTTTAAGAGTTCTCGATTAATGAAGAACTTCAAGAAATTGGAGTTAGCATACTTTTTGATGAGAGGTAGAGTAAACAAGCCATCAAGGCAGTTTGTTAAACACTCATCAATAAGTAGTGATGGTAGGGGGTCCGTAGTTTTAACTGAAAGAAGTTCAGTTAATAATTTGGCTTCCAAAGAGAGTTGCAATGATAATAGACAAGGTGGGTGGATAAGTCCATTCCTGGAGGGTTTGTGCAAGTATCTATCCTTTAGCAAGTTAAAAGTTAAGGCAGACTTGAAGCAAGGAGATCTATTGAATTCCTCCAACTTAGTGTGTTCTCTCAGTTTTGATCGTGATGGAGAATTTTTTGCCACAGCTGGTGTTAATAGGAAAATTAAAGTGTTTGGATATGACTCAATTGTGAATGAAGACCGTGATATTCATTACCCTGTTGTTGAAATGGCCAGCAGGTCAAAACTAAGCAGTGTTTGTTGGAACCGTTACATAAAAAGTCAAATTGCTTCAAGTAATTTTGAGGGTGTAGTGCAG GTATGGGATGTCACAAGAAGTCAAGTAGTCACTGAAATGGGAGAACATGAGCGGCGTGTATGGTCCATTGACTTCTCATCGGCGGATCCTACAATTTTGGCAAGTGGGAGTGATGATGGATCAGTTAAGCTCTGGAGTATCAATCAG GGTATAAGTATTGGAACAATCAGAACAAAAGCCAATGTCTGCTGTGTACAATTTCCTGTGGATTCTGGTCGGTCCCTTGCATTTGGTTCAGCTGATCACAAAATTTATTACTATGACATGCGGAATATAAGAGTACCTTTGTGCACCTTCACTGGACATAACAAAACTGTGAGTTACGTCAAGTATATAGACTCGAGCACTCTTGTTTCTGCATCCACTGATAACACTTTGAAGCTCTGGGATTTGTCTATGTCCACGTCCCGGGTTGTTGATACTCCAGTTCAGTCCTTCACAGGCCACATGAATATTAAG AACTTTGTGGGGCTGTCCGTTTCTGATGGTTACATTGCTACAGGTTCAGAGACAAATGAG GTTTTTGTCTACCACAAAGCCTTTCCAATGCCAGCATTGTCGTACAAGTTTCAAATCGATCCTCTTTCAAGTCATGAAATGGATGACTCTGCACAATTTATCTCTTCGGTTTGTTGGCGTAGCCAGTCGTCTTCATTAGTAGCTGCAAACTCAACTGGGCATATCAAAATTTTGGAAATGGTTTAG
- the LOC103493482 gene encoding protein SPA1-RELATED 3 isoform X2 produces MFVCWLMCSFKWITMEGSSDHLRNLDDISGVCEEDILVDPYVRSHKWSDISLRQWLDKPGRSVDALECLHIFTQIVEIVNIAHAQGIVVHNVRPSCFVMSSFNHVTFIESASCSDSGSDSLEDGINSSQMAEVKTSSSPFPSSLGSEGFRSVMTPINALSETSCMQSSSIYAAQASLNEGYGKCRKKDRRHIEEAEDKVQSFPMKQILAMETTWYTSPEEASGSPSSSASDIYRLGVLLFELFCSFSSREEKNRTMSSLRHRVLPTQLLLKWPKEASFCLWLLHPEPTNRPKLSELLQSEFLNEPKDDLEEREAAIKLRKKIEEQELLLEFLLLMQQRKQEAAHKLQDTISFLCSDIEQVMRHQTNFKKNIGSRTDLAMDNHLPLNLPSMPPVRNTDSAALGSRKRFRPGILTHDIEACGDNLDDCLKTSLDNDNEQGVLFKSSRLMKNFKKLELAYFLMRGRVNKPSRQFVKHSSISSDGRGSVVLTERSSVNNLASKESCNDNRQGGWISPFLEGLCKYLSFSKLKVKADLKQGDLLNSSNLVCSLSFDRDGEFFATAGVNRKIKVFGYDSIVNEDRDIHYPVVEMASRSKLSSVCWNRYIKSQIASSNFEGVVQVWDVTRSQVVTEMGEHERRVWSIDFSSADPTILASGSDDGSVKLWSINQAILFFHLVDVSFETKRYKYWNNQNKSQCLLCTISCGFWSVPCIWFS; encoded by the exons ATGTTTGTGTGCTGGCTTATGTGCAGCTTTAAGTGGATAACAATGGAGGGATCGTCTGATCACCTTAGGAACCTGGATGATATATCTGGCGTTTGTGAGGAAGATATACTTGTTGACCCTTATGTGCGTTCTCATAAATGGAGTGATATTAGTTTGAGGCAATGGTTGGACAAGCCAGGAAGATCAGTGGATGCTCTTGAATGTCTTCATATATTTACGCAAATAGTGGAGATTGTTAATATTGCTCATGCTCAAGGCATTGTTGTTCACAATGTGCGTCCTTCATGCTTTGTAATGTCTTCTTTCAACCATGTAACCTTTATTGAGTCGGCATCATGTTCAGATTCTGGCTCTGATTCTCTTGAGGATGGCATAAATAGTAGTCAAATGGCAGAGGTTAAAACATCATCTTCTCCCTTTCCAAGCAGCCTTGGAAGTGAGGGTTTCCGATCTGTTATGACCCCTATAAACGCTTTGTCTGAAACTAGCTGCATGCAGTCAAGTTCAATATATGCTGCCCAAGCATCCTTAAATGAAGGGTATGGGAAATGTAGAAAAAAAGATAGAAGACATATTGAAGAAGCAGAAGATAAGGTGCAATCATTTCCCATGAAACAAATATTGGCTATGGAGACTACATGGTACACCAGCCCAGAAGAGGCTTCTGGTAGCCCAAGTTCCAGTGCTTCAGATATCTACCGGTTAGGAGTTCTTCTTTTTGAG TTATTCTGCTCCTTCAGCTCGAGAGAAGAGAAGAATAGAACTATGTCCAGCTTGAGGCATAGAGTGCTTCCTACTCAATTGCTGTTGAAGTGGCCAAAAGAAGCTTCATTTTGCTTATGGTTACTGCATCCTGAGCCAACTAATCGACCTAAGCTAAG TGAATTATTGCAAAGTGAATTTCTCAATGAACCAAAAGATGATCTAGAAGAACGTGAAGCAGCAATCAAGCTACGGAAAAAAATTGAAGAGCAGGAGTTACTGCTAGAATTCCTTTTGCTTATGCAACAAAGAAAGCAGGAAGCTGCTCATAAGCTGCAAGATACCATTTCATTTCTATGCAGTGATATTGAACAAGTTATGAGGCACCAAActaatttcaagaaaaatattGGGTCACGCACAGATCTTGCGATGGACAATCATTTGCCATTAAATCTCCCTTCAATGCCTCCTGTCAGGAATACTGATTCTGCTGCTCTGGGATCAAGGAAACGATTTAGACCAGGAATTTTGACCCATGATATAGAAGCATGCGGTGATAATCTTGATGATTGCCTGAAGACAAGTTTAGACAATGATAATGAACAAGGAGTACTTTTTAAGAGTTCTCGATTAATGAAGAACTTCAAGAAATTGGAGTTAGCATACTTTTTGATGAGAGGTAGAGTAAACAAGCCATCAAGGCAGTTTGTTAAACACTCATCAATAAGTAGTGATGGTAGGGGGTCCGTAGTTTTAACTGAAAGAAGTTCAGTTAATAATTTGGCTTCCAAAGAGAGTTGCAATGATAATAGACAAGGTGGGTGGATAAGTCCATTCCTGGAGGGTTTGTGCAAGTATCTATCCTTTAGCAAGTTAAAAGTTAAGGCAGACTTGAAGCAAGGAGATCTATTGAATTCCTCCAACTTAGTGTGTTCTCTCAGTTTTGATCGTGATGGAGAATTTTTTGCCACAGCTGGTGTTAATAGGAAAATTAAAGTGTTTGGATATGACTCAATTGTGAATGAAGACCGTGATATTCATTACCCTGTTGTTGAAATGGCCAGCAGGTCAAAACTAAGCAGTGTTTGTTGGAACCGTTACATAAAAAGTCAAATTGCTTCAAGTAATTTTGAGGGTGTAGTGCAG GTATGGGATGTCACAAGAAGTCAAGTAGTCACTGAAATGGGAGAACATGAGCGGCGTGTATGGTCCATTGACTTCTCATCGGCGGATCCTACAATTTTGGCAAGTGGGAGTGATGATGGATCAGTTAAGCTCTGGAGTATCAATCAGGCAATTCTATTTTTCCACTTGGTGGATGTCAGCTTTGAAACTAAAC GGTATAAGTATTGGAACAATCAGAACAAAAGCCAATGTCTGCTGTGTACAATTTCCTGTGGATTCTGGTCGGTCCCTTGCATTTGGTTCAGCTGA
- the LOC103493486 gene encoding probable hexosyltransferase MUCI70, giving the protein MTGGSLGLRTGSYASLHLQLQNGALQNSATSPLVHKPSKTNLSSSRERERVMPLFCRYFGRRRVAMLLLFILALLVFVFGSFAVSRDSSDLKAPYEETTLRDLINHAVPKTEEFKDIITSTHGNLINPPFPHSNRSLISYSFPRHSLPSPHPCRNFALPPPAPANGKRTGARPCPVCYIPVEQAIASMPIAPSMSPVLRNLTYIHDGNPIKTEPHGGSDFGGYPSLRQRNDSFDIKESMTVHCGFVKGSKPGNQSGFDIDEADLVELEEFHEVIVASAIFGNYDVLQQPINISEESKKFVPFYMFVDEETEAYMKNSSLLDSRKRIGLWRIIVVHNVPYADSRRNGKIPKLLLHRLFPNIQYSIWIDGKLQLVVDPFQILERFLWRQNATFAISRHYKRFDVFEEADANKAAGKYDNSSIDEQIGFYVSEGLTPYSLAKLPITSDVPEGCVLIREHIPITNLFTCLWFNEVDRFTSRDQLSFSMVRDKIMSKVNWSLNMFLDCERRNFVIQTYHRELLEHMPPPARAILPRPSLVPDGHTVSKPSVHIVQKSPPVKRNSSKRGRSDKRSTSKRHRKVIAGHREDNSF; this is encoded by the exons ATGACTGGAGGGTCATTGGGTCTTCGTACGGGAAGCTATGCATCACTGCATCTACAGCTACAAAATGGTGCTTTGCAAAATTCAGCGACGTCACCGCTTGTGCACAAGCCTTCGAAAACAAATCTTTCAAGTTcaagagagagggagagagttATGCCCTTGTTTTGTCGATACTTCGGTCGGAGAAGGGTTGCCATGCTCCTCTTGTTTATCCTTGCTCTTTTGGTTTTTGTATTTGGATCCTTTGCAGTCAGTAGAG ATAGCAGTGATTTAAAGGCACCTTATGAAGAAACTACCCTAAGAGATTTGATAAACCATGCTGTTCCAAAAACAGAAGAATTCAAGGATATTATAACTTCTACACATGGGAATTTGATTAATCCCCCTTTCCCTCATTCAAATCGTTCTTTAATCTCCTATTCTTTTCCTCGACATTCCCTTCCATCACCACATCCATGCAGAAACTTTGCTCTTCCTCCTCCAGCTCCAGCAAATGGAAAGCGGACTGGAGCACGGC CTTGTCCAGTATGTTATATCCCTGTGGAGCAGGCTATTGCTAGTATGCCAATTGCACCATCAATGTCTCCTGTACTACGCAATTTAACGTATATTCATGACGGAAACCCAATAAAAACAGAACCACATGGGGGGTCTGATTTTGGTGGATATCCTTCTTTAAGACAGAGGAATGATTCTTTTGATATAAAGGAGTCAATGACAGTACACTGTGG ATTTGTTAAAGGAAGCAAACCTGGTAATCAGAGTGGTTTCGATATTGATGAAGCCGACCTTGTGGAGTTGGAGGAGTTTCATGAGGTCATTGTTGCATCAGCCATATTTG GAAACTATGATGTACTACAGCAGCCCATTAATATTAGTGAAGAGTCAAAAAAATTTGTTCCTTTCTACATGTTCGTTGATGAAGAAACGGAAGCATATATGAAGAATTCCAGCCTCCTAGATAGCAGAAAGAGGATTGGCTTGTGGAGAATCATTGTAGTTCATAATGTTCCTTATGCTGATTCAAGACGTAATGGCAAG ATTCCCAAGCTTCTTCTGCATAGGCTTTTCCCGAACATTCAATACTCAATATGGATAGATGGAAAACTTCAGCTTGTTGTGGATCCATTTCAAATTCTTGAGAG ATTCTTGTGGCGTCAAAATGCAACTTTTGCAATTTCAAGACACTATAAACGATTTGACGTCTTTGAAGAAGCTGATGCTAATAAGGCTGCTGGAAAATATGACAATTCCTCCATTGACGAGCAGATTGGATTTTATGTTAGTGAGGGTTTAACACCATATTCCTTGGCTAAGCTTCCTATAACGAGTG ATGTTCCTGAAGGATGTGTTCTAATTCGAGAACATATTCCTATAACAAATTTATTCACTTGCCTTTGGTTCAATGAAGTTGATCGTTTTACTTCAAGAGATCAGTTAAGCTTCTCAATGGTGAGAGACAAGATAATGTCTAAAGTCAACTGGAGCCTTAACATGTTCTTGGACTGTGAAAGGCGCAATTTTGTTATACAG ACATATCATAGAGAACTACTGGAACACATGCCTCCTCCTGCCAGAGCAATTCTCCCTCGCCCTTCGCTAGTGCCCGATGGTCATACTGTTTCTAAGCCTTCGGTTCATATTGTTCAAAAGTCTCCACCAGTAAAGAGAAATTCTTCCAAGCGAGGAAGAAGCGATAAGAGGTCCACTTCAAAGCGGCATCGTAAAGTTATTGCTGGACATAGAGAGGATAATTCGTTCTAA
- the LOC103493482 gene encoding protein SPA1-RELATED 3 isoform X3 — translation MSSLRHRVLPTQLLLKWPKEASFCLWLLHPEPTNRPKLSELLQSEFLNEPKDDLEEREAAIKLRKKIEEQELLLEFLLLMQQRKQEAAHKLQDTISFLCSDIEQVMRHQTNFKKNIGSRTDLAMDNHLPLNLPSMPPVRNTDSAALGSRKRFRPGILTHDIEACGDNLDDCLKTSLDNDNEQGVLFKSSRLMKNFKKLELAYFLMRGRVNKPSRQFVKHSSISSDGRGSVVLTERSSVNNLASKESCNDNRQGGWISPFLEGLCKYLSFSKLKVKADLKQGDLLNSSNLVCSLSFDRDGEFFATAGVNRKIKVFGYDSIVNEDRDIHYPVVEMASRSKLSSVCWNRYIKSQIASSNFEGVVQVWDVTRSQVVTEMGEHERRVWSIDFSSADPTILASGSDDGSVKLWSINQGISIGTIRTKANVCCVQFPVDSGRSLAFGSADHKIYYYDMRNIRVPLCTFTGHNKTVSYVKYIDSSTLVSASTDNTLKLWDLSMSTSRVVDTPVQSFTGHMNIKNFVGLSVSDGYIATGSETNEVFVYHKAFPMPALSYKFQIDPLSSHEMDDSAQFISSVCWRSQSSSLVAANSTGHIKILEMV, via the exons ATGTCCAGCTTGAGGCATAGAGTGCTTCCTACTCAATTGCTGTTGAAGTGGCCAAAAGAAGCTTCATTTTGCTTATGGTTACTGCATCCTGAGCCAACTAATCGACCTAAGCTAAG TGAATTATTGCAAAGTGAATTTCTCAATGAACCAAAAGATGATCTAGAAGAACGTGAAGCAGCAATCAAGCTACGGAAAAAAATTGAAGAGCAGGAGTTACTGCTAGAATTCCTTTTGCTTATGCAACAAAGAAAGCAGGAAGCTGCTCATAAGCTGCAAGATACCATTTCATTTCTATGCAGTGATATTGAACAAGTTATGAGGCACCAAActaatttcaagaaaaatattGGGTCACGCACAGATCTTGCGATGGACAATCATTTGCCATTAAATCTCCCTTCAATGCCTCCTGTCAGGAATACTGATTCTGCTGCTCTGGGATCAAGGAAACGATTTAGACCAGGAATTTTGACCCATGATATAGAAGCATGCGGTGATAATCTTGATGATTGCCTGAAGACAAGTTTAGACAATGATAATGAACAAGGAGTACTTTTTAAGAGTTCTCGATTAATGAAGAACTTCAAGAAATTGGAGTTAGCATACTTTTTGATGAGAGGTAGAGTAAACAAGCCATCAAGGCAGTTTGTTAAACACTCATCAATAAGTAGTGATGGTAGGGGGTCCGTAGTTTTAACTGAAAGAAGTTCAGTTAATAATTTGGCTTCCAAAGAGAGTTGCAATGATAATAGACAAGGTGGGTGGATAAGTCCATTCCTGGAGGGTTTGTGCAAGTATCTATCCTTTAGCAAGTTAAAAGTTAAGGCAGACTTGAAGCAAGGAGATCTATTGAATTCCTCCAACTTAGTGTGTTCTCTCAGTTTTGATCGTGATGGAGAATTTTTTGCCACAGCTGGTGTTAATAGGAAAATTAAAGTGTTTGGATATGACTCAATTGTGAATGAAGACCGTGATATTCATTACCCTGTTGTTGAAATGGCCAGCAGGTCAAAACTAAGCAGTGTTTGTTGGAACCGTTACATAAAAAGTCAAATTGCTTCAAGTAATTTTGAGGGTGTAGTGCAG GTATGGGATGTCACAAGAAGTCAAGTAGTCACTGAAATGGGAGAACATGAGCGGCGTGTATGGTCCATTGACTTCTCATCGGCGGATCCTACAATTTTGGCAAGTGGGAGTGATGATGGATCAGTTAAGCTCTGGAGTATCAATCAG GGTATAAGTATTGGAACAATCAGAACAAAAGCCAATGTCTGCTGTGTACAATTTCCTGTGGATTCTGGTCGGTCCCTTGCATTTGGTTCAGCTGATCACAAAATTTATTACTATGACATGCGGAATATAAGAGTACCTTTGTGCACCTTCACTGGACATAACAAAACTGTGAGTTACGTCAAGTATATAGACTCGAGCACTCTTGTTTCTGCATCCACTGATAACACTTTGAAGCTCTGGGATTTGTCTATGTCCACGTCCCGGGTTGTTGATACTCCAGTTCAGTCCTTCACAGGCCACATGAATATTAAG AACTTTGTGGGGCTGTCCGTTTCTGATGGTTACATTGCTACAGGTTCAGAGACAAATGAG GTTTTTGTCTACCACAAAGCCTTTCCAATGCCAGCATTGTCGTACAAGTTTCAAATCGATCCTCTTTCAAGTCATGAAATGGATGACTCTGCACAATTTATCTCTTCGGTTTGTTGGCGTAGCCAGTCGTCTTCATTAGTAGCTGCAAACTCAACTGGGCATATCAAAATTTTGGAAATGGTTTAG
- the LOC103493885 gene encoding pentatricopeptide repeat-containing protein At3g62470, mitochondrial-like, which translates to MEIPCLSRNLRNFSNPYFYSIYSFAPYSPFPLYRFFSRFYTTPASDSAAGSSLICNSTSQSVSSLCLFERCNGRTSDLNLALFRHHYRSCRSFSSFSLKKLQRGTGNINLSKPIATSEKFWQIIDIIQINQEDLESKLDSLNVRLTNVLVVEILGMLNKRKISAFRFFNWVSVQWCRFPSNSDVYSLLIDNFGRLDDYEGILPFLIEFSRKGIELNHKAFGFLLPLANEDSMKSSVIKLVKMLNKAEGTCRISGVKALIEMFCSVGSSEMAKFVIEITEKRSSFYYIIVREQCQRKDFEGARCTLDEMRQAGCLPDSGIFNYLLSSLCKNDKFGEAHNLFEEMLEQNCPPNSLSFEVIICHLCKIGNIESALGFLDTMVARGLQPRLSTHATFVKSYFYSRRYEEAYQYAVDSSSKYVMTQNATYSLLATLHEKRGNLVDAQKILSELVDAGLKPNFHVCKRVLKKLQVQGREDLANDLKGKLSNVGLQIGIRTE; encoded by the coding sequence ATGGAGATTCCTTGTCTTTCTCGAAACCTCCGTAATTTCTCCAACCCTTACTTCTACTCTATTTATTCATTTGCTCCTTATTCTCCATTTCCTTTGTACCGTTTTTTTTCTCGATTTTATACCACACCGGCTTCCGATTCTGCTGCTGGGTCTTCCTTAATCTGCAATTCAACTTCTCAATCCGTGTCTTCATTGTGTTTGTTTGAGAGATGTAATGGCCGAACATCGGATTTGAATCTTGCATTGTTTCGACACCACTACAGAAGCTGCCGTTCATTTTCATCCTTTTCGTTGAAGAAGCTTCAACGTGGGACTGGTAATATAAATCTGTCTAAACCTATTGCTACCTCCGAGAAATTTTGGCAAATTATTGATATCATTCAGATAAATCAAGAGGATTTGGAGTCCAAGTTGGATTCTTTGAATGTACGTTTAACTAATGTTCTAGTTGTTGAGATTTTGGGGATGCTGAATAAGCGTAAGATTTCTGCCTTTCGTTTTTTCAACTGGGTTAGTGTTCAATGGTGTAGATTTCCTAGTAACTCTGATGTTTACAGTCTACTTATTGATAATTTTGGTAGATTAGATGATTATGAGGGAATTCTTCCTTTTCTGATTGAGTTTAGTCGCAAAGGAATTGAGCTAAACCACAAAGCATTTGGGTTTTTACTTCCACTAGCAAATGAAGATTCAATGAAATCTTCTGTTATAAAACTTGTTAAGATGTTGAATAAAGCGGAAGGAACTTGTAGAATATCTGGGGTCAAGGCATTGATTGAGATGTTCTGTTCCGTTGGTTCTTCTGAAATGGCCAAGTTTGTGATTGAGATAACCGAGAAAAGATCATCTTTTTACTATATAATTGTTCGGGAACAATGTCAACGAAAAGATTTCGAAGGAGCTAGATGTACTCTTGATGAGATGAGGCAAGCGGGTTGTCTCCCAGATTCGGGGATTTTCAATTATCTGCTCAGTAGTTTATGCAAGAATGACAAATTTGGTGAAGCACATAACCTGTTTGAAGAAATGCTCGAACAAAATTGTCCTCCAAACTCTTTGTCATTTGAAGTCATTATCTGCCATCTCTGCAAAATTGGTAACATTGAGTCAGCACTCGGCTTTCTTGACACGATGGTGGCAAGGGGTCTTCAGCCTCGCCTTTCGACACATGCTACCTTCGTGAAAAGCTACTTCTATTCACGAAGATACGAGGAAGCGTATCAGTATGCAGTAGATTCTAGCTCGAAATATGTCATGACACAAAATGCAACATATAGCTTGCTTGCAACTCTTCATGAGAAAAGAGGAAACTTAGTTGATGCTCAAAAAATTCTTTCTGAGTTGGTAGATGCAGGTCTTAAACCAAACTTTCATGTGTGCAAGAGAGTTCTGAAGAAGCTTCAGGTTCAAGGCAGGGAAGATTTAGCCAATGATTTGAAGGGAAAATTATCCAATGTAGGTTTACAAATTGGCATTCGAACTGAATAa